The following DNA comes from Eriocheir sinensis breed Jianghai 21 chromosome 5, ASM2467909v1, whole genome shotgun sequence.
CTCAACCCCTTGACTGCTTGAACTCCACAATTATAGGAAGATTATCAAGAAATTCAAGCTTTTCAAATTACAGCAACATTAACTAGAAGTAGCAACATTATGATTAAAACAGTATATCCAGCAATAGTATATCTAGCAGCACTGTATCTGCTAACGATGAATCTAGAAGCAGCAACATTCCACACTCACTCGAGGTTGATAAAGAGTCCACTGCAGACCACATTGAACAAATGTATTGCGCCTGTAGCCATTATGATGGAGTCAAACTTCTCAAACATGACAGAGATCAACACCGCTGAAAGAAAGTGTTGAATCGTTGGTGGATGTGAAGTCTGAAGACGTGAATGTATGAATGTTTGAACATACTTCAATATTCTTGCTAAACAAAGCCAGAAATGTGCAAGACTTTTAACCcaatattctcagacactttgaGCTCTCAcaacaaaggccacaaaggagatgagtcagGTTATCAcgagtgtttttcatattcacggtgcagaagccttgtcaaaccatcactaggctcgtaaaactacccttggaaacacccacaacaacctccatgaaagcctgaccaaatgtgtgtgtgctggacCTGAAGTGTTTGAGTATATGGAGCACAGAGTCACACTTATGTTTCCACCCAccacaggaagaggaggtgaggctgGCCGAGAGGGTGATCAGAAACATCAAGAGGAAGGGGTAGGCGTAGGGCTGCAGACCAGTCAACCAGTAGGTGAGGACGCAGTACACAACAGTCTCCACGAGCAGGCGAGGCAGCTGTGGGCGGGGGGGAGATTTTGTTGTATTATATTAAAGTTTATTGGCTAAATCTTGGCAAACATGGTAGGATTAAGGTTATGAGATAATAAGAAAATtctaaaatagagagagaaatgtaCTCGCTACTCCCCATCTCATGCACtcgccacccccccaccacctcaAGCGCTCGTCCCCCACCCTCATGTTCTCCCCCCCTCTTTACCATCACCACCTTACACTAACACCACACTTACCAACGTCACCATTAATGAGAAGTAGTAAGTGTCGCAGCCGTAGAGTCCGTCCTCGTACTCCTGGAAGAACAGTGGCAGGTGCCCGCGGACCATATCCACCGAGCTGAAGAACACCGGGTGGCAGGCCTCGGCGATGATGAAGTACAGCAGGCCCTGGATGTTTTGGATGCCGGCCTGGTTAAGCGAGAGGTTGGAGAAGCACAGAGCCCCTAAGAGAGAGAACACCTGGGGACGAAAAGAGGGCACAGGGGTGATGGTAttgttatttctttgttttgtctttgggttttgaacaggaaaggaggaaggaaggttgagttcGATGTTGGAGAAGCGCAGCACGAATATGAGAGCCGCCACCTGGGCATGAAAGGGAGGAATGCTGTGAGTGGAAGAAGTGTTAGTATGgcatcgtagggtgggcgaggcgacgctccCCCCGGCGTGTGTccccattgactgattgattgttgGACCGTTGGTTTGCTATGGAGCACTGGAGTGTTCATCAGCAGGCTTGTTGATAACTTTCCTTTGTATAAGTAATGGCAGAGGTTATGCTCGTGGTAAAAATAAAAGTAGTAATGACTCAAATTGCGTCAATGATAAAAGAAAATTGTTGTATATAATAATTAgtttactactgttactactactactactattactactactactattactactacttctatttctactactactactactactactactacttctatttctactactactactactacaaacaagtTAAAAAGGCTAAAACCATCATATAATGCCCCTATCGCCTCGAGGCCATGGAGTCCCTACCAACACAAACTTTCGaaagcctcgcctcctcctcgccACCTTCGCCTTCTTGGTATTGCCTACTTACGATTTTCTGCGTGAAGGTGGTGCGGAACCTGGCGTGTCTACGGGCATCCAGCAGTGACCTCCTTGAcagccaccaccactccaccatcCAGCCTGGCTTCTCCCTATACGAGGACAGTAAAGATGGATAggcgggagaggaagggtgagtctGATGATTAATACATTGTTTCATTGCATGCAGTGTGTTCGAGGAGGGTGGAGACGTGTACAGTGAGGCGCTGCACTGTACgtagataaagatatagatagatagatggatatatagctacgtagatagagatagagagctggtttcacagtccaacacagtgtcttcgtaacagcccgcaCCAAACTATAatatcccatacaatccaaaatggggaaatcttcgatgccacactaaatacacaagactcttcccgtatagtttcatcaaatttgtgaacttaaatataaacaccagacattatacaaggaaatttcgaaggctctggtattggtttgggagcttactaactcGTCATGGGGAGCTGTGAAACTGGCCGAGAGGGTAGAGGAGTACACTAACGTCAGACAGAGAGGTAGATGGAggatgttgggaaaggcctttctCTGGTAATGGTTGATGGTGATATACTAGACCAAAATTCGTCTTCTTTCTGTGGTGCTACAGTGGTGCAGCCTCGTGCCAGTACTCTGTGATATAATAGCTATGGTGTAAGCGAGATGGATCGAGTGTAGAAGGACTTAGCTGTATGTCTAAATCAAAAGAAATGATATAGATAAGAACAAAAGGCGTATGCAGGGCCATTCTATACTTACGGAATGTTTTCAAAGAGATGTTCCTCCTCGTACTgtaaagaagacaatgaagaaaatagaCACAGAAATCGATATgtaaataaacgaataaatacataaaaaaaaggacgGCATAAACCATTCCAAATAAAAGCTTTCTCCGTTACGGGTTGTCTGAATTTCCTCTCTACATCCACCACAAGAACATCTGTCACCGAACGTAACAAAGAATGGATAAACAAGCATACAAAGATAACAGCTAGCACCAAACCGTTCCTACGTACGCTGGTGCTGCCCTCAAGGATGTCGTAATGTCGGATGGTGATGTCGATGTCCTTGAAATAAGCGGACGCGGCGAAGTTGTCACAGATTTGACGGATGCTTTCCCGGGAGCGAATCTCGTGGCCGGGGAGGACGGCGAGCGTGCTGATGAAGTGATCGGCGGGGTTGAACGTGGAGGGACACTTGTGGCCGAGGCTGTGagagggagacgagagagagagagggagatgtaggatgcaagagagagagagagagagagagagagagagagagagagtgggggatgttggggagaggaaaggcagCGTGTGGATGCAGTAGTCGGCAGGGTTGAAGGTGGAAGGACGCTTGAGGCCGAGGATGTGagagggagacgagagagagagagggagatctaggatgcaagagagagagagggggatgttGGGGGGAGGAAAGGCAGCGTGTGTGGAAGAAGTAGTCGGCATTGTTAAAGTTATTCTGTCTCTTCTTGACCTCAACAACCTTTCATTACAAAATACTATACACTAAGAAAAAGCCCATACCAGCTCGCGTCCACAAACAACCTAACCTCTCCCAGAAGTGGAGGGCTCGCACGGAGGATCCCATGAACGCCAGACGCCCCTCGGCCAAGAGCAGCAGCCGGTTGAACATGGTAAAAATCTCCGAGGACGGCTGGTGGATGGTGCAGAGGACGGTCTTGCCCCGCGCCGCCATGTCCTGCAGGATCTTCACTATAACCTCGGCGTTGTAGGAGTCCAGGCCTGTCGTGGGCTCGTCGCAGAAGAGTAACTGAGGGTCGTTGATGATCTGCGGAGAGTGTTATCTTTGAGGTCTTTACACAGGTTTAAAACACTATTATGATTTGAAGTGAGCAGCGTAATTAAAGAGGGACATAACTGGTTTTGATCCTAATGGGTGctatagtacagaagaagggtcaaactaccacagggtcataaaactaccccagagaatgtccacaactcctacgagagccgTGGCAAATGTGTGCGTGGGCGccaaaaaatatagaaatatatCCCTCTACCTCTGCGGCGAAGGCGAGTCTCCTGCGTTCGCCGCCTGAGAGGGTCTTGGCGGTGCCGGGGGCGCCGATACGAGTGTTCCGCACCTCCAAGAGTCCCAGCTCCGTCAGTAGCTCCTGCACGCGCGCCTCTCGCTGTCTGGCCGAGCAGTGGCGGTCCATCCTGAGTCGAGCCTGACGGAGACGCAGAACAATGTGTGTGTTGAGTTCCTTAGTCGTACAAATCCTATACAATGTTAAATGACCTCTACTCCGTGACAGCCTATTTACATGCCCTGGCCACTGcgtcctcctcgccttcctcctcctcctccacctcctcctcctcaccatgaAGGTCAGGTGTTCCGTGACGGTCAGAGTCCCTATGAAGAAGTTGTGTTGCTTAAGGTACCCGGAGAGCAGCGTGATGGAACGGGTGAGGTAGTGTCCGTTCACGCGAACCTCCCCGCTCACCACCATGCCCCGCGCCGTTCGGTGAGCCAGGGCGTTCATTAGGGTGGACTTCCCGGCCCCGCTGTGAAGAAGTAGTGtaagtattagtgttggtattagtattagttttaGTATTAGGAGGATTATCACATCATGTTTTCCCTTCTAAACTCCTGATTTACCTTTGTCCCATTATGGCGGTCAGACTTCCCGGTGATACGATGCCAGACACTGCAAAAAAGTAATATAGTCAGTtagtaatatctctctctctctctctctctctctctctctctctctctctctctctctctctctctctctctctctctctctctcgtcttggtGTCCTTAAATCTAACATGACATCAATTaggcttaaggacagaccacctagtttgagccatggggcctgtgtggtctgaatgtctatgtgaatctatgtaaatcaccGTTATGCAGAAGCTCCTTGGCGGGGGATCGCTGGTCGTCACGCCCTCTTCGGAAgcgcttcacctcctccctcacgtGCACGCTCAGGTCACGCCACGAGAGCCTTACGCCGCCCTGCGCTGCCCGGCTCCCGTAGGTCCCGTAGCCGTGCCTTTTCCCGTTGAGAAGTGGCCGATCCTCGCGATGCACCGGCTGgcaaagggagaggtggagacgtaatgtgagtgaggagggaaggaaggaaggaagggtggagaaaggaaggaaggaaggaaggaaggaaggaaggaaggaaggaaggaaggaaagaatgactgactgactgaatgaatgaaggaaggaagggagaaaggaaggaaggaaggaaggaaggaaagaaagaaggaaagcaagactgactgactgactgactgaatgaatgaatgaatgaaggaaggaatgaagactaGATAACTTAGTATTAAAccgactagatagatagatagatagatagacagatacaggaGTAccctaacatcaaacagagacgCAAGTggaggacgttaggaaaggcctttgtctaGTAATGGCTTAAATTGATGATATACTACCAAAACatatatttctactactactaccactactactactgctactactactactactactactactactactactactgtttcaagGGGCAATTCGTACATAC
Coding sequences within:
- the LOC126986128 gene encoding protein scarlet-like, whose protein sequence is MSLQKEEEKNKNAKIPLSSIQNDDYKTSLDTNGCLYKPVHREDRPLLNGKRHGYGTYGSRAAQGGVRLSWRDLSVHVREEVKRFRRGRDDQRSPAKELLHNVSGIVSPGSLTAIMGQSGAGKSTLMNALAHRTARGMVVSGEVRVNGHYLTRSITLLSGYLKQHNFFIGTLTVTEHLTFMARLRMDRHCSARQREARVQELLTELGLLEVRNTRIGAPGTAKTLSGGERRRLAFAAEIINDPQLLFCDEPTTGLDSYNAEVIVKILQDMAARGKTVLCTIHQPSSEIFTMFNRLLLLAEGRLAFMGSSVRALHFWESLGHKCPSTFNPADHFISTLAVLPGHEIRSRESIRQICDNFAASAYFKDIDITIRHYDILEGSTSYEEEHLFENIPEKPGWMVEWWWLSRRSLLDARRHARFRTTFTQKIVFSLLGALCFSNLSLNQAGIQNIQGLLYFIIAEACHPVFFSSVDMVRGHLPLFFQEYEDGLYGCDTYYFSLMVTLLPRLLVETVVYCVLTYWLTGLQPYAYPFLLMFLITLSASLTSSSCAVLISVMFEKFDSIIMATGAIHLFNVVCSGLFINLDTVSWLTGGLKYLTWVMYGQEMLTVSQWSDVKNITCEFPEGVPCITTGEEVIEKYAYQTSDLYPDFAWLFLVYCFYHTLGFITLYSRARRK